A window of Dictyoglomus sp. genomic DNA:
TTTCTTGAAGTATATTTAATTCTTTGATTCTTTCTTCAAGATTAATAATTCTGTTAACAAGAGAAATATATTTATCAATTAGAAATTTAATAATTTCCTTATCTTTATAATAATCTAGAATTAATTCCAATATATTATCACCTAATTTGTATTTAAATTTTTCTCCCCTTTTGTTTCCTTCCTCAAAAATGATTTTACCTTTATAGTCTGTTAAAGATAAACTATAAGAAAATATATATTTTTGCTCAATAAAAATATCAAGTATCTCTTTTAATACTTGAATTTCCTTCATTTTTCTCTCCAATAATCTTATAGATATGCACTGGTTCTTCTTTACCCTTTACCTTTACAAAACCTAGATCCTCAAACTCAAAAATTTCTTTTGTAAAATTAAAAGTATTTTCACAAACTAAAATTTCACCACCTTTTGCAAGACTTTCCAGTCTTTGGGCTAAATTTACAGTAGCACCAATCGCTGTAAATTCCATTCTTTGTGTAGAACCAATAGTTCCAGCTACTGCTTCACCTGTAGTTATCCCAATACCTACATTAAGAGGAGGATAGCCTCTTTTTTCCCAGTTTTCTCTTAGACTTTTCAGTATATTTTGAATCTCGATCGCTGTCTTTACAGCTCTTTTTGGAGCATCCTCATAGTATATGGGCGTTCCAAAAAGAGCCATAATGGCATCTCCTACGAATTTATCTACTGTTCCTCCATATTTGAATATTATTTCTGTTGCAGAAGTAAAATATTCGTTCAAAATCTTTGTTATCTCTTCAGGTGATAAAATATCTGAATAATAGGTGAAATTTCTAATATCTGCAAACATAACACTTATCCATTGCCTCTTTGTCTGAAGAAGTTGATATTCTCTGTCTGAGAGGATAATATCCACTACCGAAGGTGGAACAAATCTTTGAAATACTGTTTTGATTTCTCTTTTTTCTTTCTCTTCTCTTATAAAATTATAAAGAAGAATAAATAGATAACAAATAACAAGAGAAAAGACAGGAGTAGTTATAGGTAATAAAAATTTAAATCTTACGAAAAGAAATATACTAAGAATTACATAGCTTATTAATAAAAGACCTATGATTAAAAAGTTATTAAAGCCTGATATTTTCTTTAAAGGAATCACGGGTATTAAAGTAAATAAAAAACTAAAAATAAATAATGGAAACCCCTCAAAAAGGGGATATATATAGTCTTTAGATAAAAGAGTAGCTATACTGTTAGCATGAACTTCAACCCCAGGCATTTTTCCAAGTTTTAAAGAAGAACCTGATCTCAGATAATGATAAAAAGGGGTAAAATGAGTATCATGAAGAGCTTCTGTTGTTGCACCTATAAGTACTATCTTATTTTTAAAAATTTGGGGGTCTACTTTTCCTTTAATAATTTCACTGTAGGAATAGGTTGGAAATTTAAAAGCTCCCCCTCTATAATTAATATAAATAAAATTGTTTCTATCTGTAGGAATTTTATTTTCTTTCAAATAAGATTCAGGATCTTTAGAAAGATAAGCACATATTATCAAAAAAGGAAAAGAATACCAATCTCTTTCAAAAATTTTTGACTTTATGCTGAATCTCCTTATAAATCCGTCCTCATCATATATAGGATTAACTAAACCTACTATTGTATTTGATGAAAAAATCTCGATAGGTTCTATAATTTTTCTTATAGTTCCATATCTAGGATCATTAAAAGAAACAAAAAAGCTTGCCAAAATGACATCCTTATCTAATGTTTTTGAAAAATTAAAATCTTCTCTTTTCTCCCCATAGGTATCAAAATATATATCAAAAGCTATTATTTTGGCACCAAATTTTCTTAGATTCTCTATAAGTTTTACATGTAGTTTACGTGACCATGGCCAATTTCCAAACTCCTCAATGGAATTATCGTCTATAGCAATAATTACTATGGGTTCCTTAACAGAAATCTCTCCACGAATTCCAAATCTCCAGTCAAGAGTTTTTAACTCTAAAATTCGAAACCAAGAAATTTGATTTAAGAGAAAGATGAGGACAAGAGTTGTGAGGATTATTAAAACTCTTGTCCTCACCCCTGTATATTCTTTTGTTAAAAACCTACCAAACCTTTTCTCCAATTTAGAAGTAAATCTTCGTATCTACAGTATAGTAATCTATAGGATTACCTTGAGAATCAAAGGTTCTTAATATCTTTATTATTATATCTATATTTTGAGCTAAAGGATATTGAACTTGACCATAAATCTTAGTATTTTCAGTTATGAAGCTAAAGGGTCCAAGAGGAATATTTTTTTGTTCATAGATTAATTGTCCATTTATTCTTGGTCCAATTCTTACAGCTAATTCTCCATGAAGAGAAGGAAATAGATTTTCATATGCCTCATAAAGTACTAATAATTCTGCAATATTCATTATCTTTGCATTTAATCCTGCAAGAATACCATTGATTCTCTTTGTAGGAGGGGTTATTGCAGGTAAATTATCTTTAGCT
This region includes:
- a CDS encoding adenylate/guanylate cyclase domain-containing protein codes for the protein MRTRVLIILTTLVLIFLLNQISWFRILELKTLDWRFGIRGEISVKEPIVIIAIDDNSIEEFGNWPWSRKLHVKLIENLRKFGAKIIAFDIYFDTYGEKREDFNFSKTLDKDVILASFFVSFNDPRYGTIRKIIEPIEIFSSNTIVGLVNPIYDEDGFIRRFSIKSKIFERDWYSFPFLIICAYLSKDPESYLKENKIPTDRNNFIYINYRGGAFKFPTYSYSEIIKGKVDPQIFKNKIVLIGATTEALHDTHFTPFYHYLRSGSSLKLGKMPGVEVHANSIATLLSKDYIYPLFEGFPLFIFSFLFTLIPVIPLKKISGFNNFLIIGLLLISYVILSIFLFVRFKFLLPITTPVFSLVICYLFILLYNFIREEKEKREIKTVFQRFVPPSVVDIILSDREYQLLQTKRQWISVMFADIRNFTYYSDILSPEEITKILNEYFTSATEIIFKYGGTVDKFVGDAIMALFGTPIYYEDAPKRAVKTAIEIQNILKSLRENWEKRGYPPLNVGIGITTGEAVAGTIGSTQRMEFTAIGATVNLAQRLESLAKGGEILVCENTFNFTKEIFEFEDLGFVKVKGKEEPVHIYKIIGEKNEGNSSIKRDT